One window from the genome of Planctomycetota bacterium encodes:
- a CDS encoding 2-hydroxyacyl-CoA dehydratase family protein — translation MTTVVYSSPFVPAEWIAAHGARPKRIRPDAAAAARSAAPVAGMCPYARALAGEAMALRDGQVAVFTTTCDQMRRAAEWTALETPAPVFLFNVPATHGTPAAARLYRDELHRLGRFLARLGASEPAREKLADVMESYDARRRELRDALGILAPREASEAIAAFDRDERPRLQGERRSLPHGIPVAVVGGPLMRNDA, via the coding sequence GTGACGACCGTCGTCTATAGTTCGCCCTTCGTGCCTGCGGAGTGGATCGCGGCCCACGGGGCCCGGCCGAAACGCATCCGGCCGGACGCCGCCGCCGCGGCACGATCCGCCGCGCCCGTCGCCGGCATGTGTCCCTACGCGCGGGCGCTGGCCGGCGAGGCCATGGCCTTGCGCGACGGCCAGGTCGCCGTCTTCACCACCACCTGCGACCAGATGCGCCGCGCCGCCGAGTGGACCGCCCTCGAAACGCCGGCGCCCGTCTTCCTCTTCAACGTGCCCGCCACGCACGGCACGCCCGCCGCCGCCAGGCTCTACCGCGACGAACTCCATCGGCTGGGACGTTTCCTCGCGCGCCTCGGCGCGAGCGAACCCGCGCGCGAAAAACTCGCCGACGTCATGGAGTCCTACGATGCCCGCCGCCGCGAACTTCGCGACGCGCTCGGCATCCTGGCGCCCCGCGAGGCCAGCGAGGCCATCGCCGCGTTCGACCGGGATGAGCGGCCGCGCCTTCAAGGCGAGCGCCGCTCGCTGCCGCACGGCATCCCGGTCGCGGTGGTCGGTGGGCCGCTCATGCGCAACGACGCGC